The window CGACTTACTCACTGGCGCTGACGCCGAGATTCTGACCCAAATCAAACGCCAAGTCCTGGAAACGGGCATGGGCACGCGTCAAGAGGTCAAGATTAGCCTACACGGGCAAGACTGGTATTATGACCTGACGGTGGAGCCTTTGCGGGATGCCAAGAACCAAATCATCGGCATCACTTGTGCCGCGATCGACATTTCCGAGCGCAAGCAGGCACAGATGAAACTGCAAAAGAGTGAAACCGTCCTCCATGCCTTTCTGGCCAGTTCGCCGGTCGGTCTGGCTTTTTTGGATCGCGACCTGCGTTACATTCATGCCAATCAGGCGCTTGCCGCCATTAACGGTATACCGTTGAGCGAACACTTGGGTCGCACCCTAGGGGACGTTCTGCCCCAATGGGCACCCCAACTGGCACCGATCTTGCACAGAGTAATGCAGACTCAAGAGCCTTTGTTAAACCAGGAGATCAGTGGCGAACTCAATCAACCTGGAGTACACCGACATTGTTTAGTAAGCTACTATCCTGTCTGTTTACCCGATGGTCAAGTCTTGGGTGTTGGTGTTACCTCCATGGATGTGACACAGAGCAAGCGGGTTGAGCAGGCATTGCGCGAGAGTGAGTCGCTGTTTCGTCGGATGGCAGATGGTGCTCCGGTATTTATCTGGATGTCCGGCTTGGATGGGCATTGTACCTATTTCAATCAGCCTTGGTTGGACTTTGTGGGGCAAACGTTGGAGGAGGCTGTAACCCTGGGCTGGCCTGATGGTATTCATCCTGATGATACAGAGTATTGTTTAGAAACTTATCTCTCGGCCTTTAACGCCCGCCAGCGTTTCCAGATCGAGTATCGCCACCGACGCCAAGATGGTGAATATCGTTGGCTGTTGGATGAGGGAGTGCCTTTATTTAATGAAGAGGGCAGATTTGCGGGTTACATTGGCTCTGGCATCGATATTACGGAGCGCCGGCAAACTGAAAAAGCACAGCATTATCTGGCAGAAGCGAGTCGCGTTCTTTCTAGTTCACTCGATTATCAAACGACTCTAGCAAGTATTGCCCAACTGACGGTTCCTGAGTTAGCGGACTGGTGTACTGTCCACTTAATTGCAGAAGATGGCTCCCTACAACCACTGGTAACGGCTCACGTCAATCCTGCCAAAATCGCCTGGGCGAACCAAAATAATCAAAAGTATCCTGTTGATCCTAATGACGTGCGTGGTGTAGCTCAGGTGTTACGCACAGGGCAATCGGAATTCTACCCTGATATTCCCGATCACCTGTTGGTGGAAGCCGCCCGTGATCAGGAACACTTGCAAATTCTCCGGGAGGTCGGCTTCAAGTCGGTGATGATTGTACCCTTGTTGACTCGTGGACGAACTGTAGGCACGATCTCTTTTGTGGCGGCTGAATCGGGTCGTCAATATGACTCAACGGATCTGGCACTAGCCGAAGAACTGGCGCGTCGTGCCGCTCTCGCCGTAGAAAATGCCCGACTCTATCAACAAGCGCAGCAGGCACGCCAAACGGCTGAACAAGCGGCTGATGTCACTGCACGTCTCCAATCCATCACCGCTGCGTTCTCAGAAGCCCTGACTCTGGATCAAGTCGCTGAAGTCGTTGTGAATCAAGGCATAGCGGCTCTGGGGGTGAGCGCTGGTTTTGTAGCACTGCTCACGGACAACGATACGTCTCTGGAAATTGTGAAAAGTGTCGGTTTGCCTGAACATGTTATAGAGGATTGGAAGTCTTTTTCGATTACTGCCCCCGTGCCCATGGCAGAACTGGCACGGACGGGGCAACCCATTTTCCTGGAGAATATTGCAGCTTGTCCCACCCAGTATCCGATTGTGGCTTGTGTCGCCAAGAGTACAGGATATCAAGCTTTCGCTTGCATCCCCTTGACGGTCGAGGGACGGACGTTAGGGGGAATGAGTTTTAGCTTTGCCTGTGCGACCTCTTTTAGTCCAGAAGACCGTGCCTTTATGTTGACATTAGGACACTTGTGTGGTCAGGCCATTGCCAGGGCACGCCTTTATGAAGCGGAGCAACGTGCTAGGACGGAGGCTGAAGCGGCGAATCGGATTAAGGATGAGTTTCTGGCGATTCTCTCCCATGAGTTGCGATCGCCCCTGAACCCCATTCTAGGCTGGACAAGGTTACTACGGTCACGCAAGTTTGATGAAAAAGCCACGGATCGAGCCTTGGAAATCATTGAGCGCAATGCTAAGTTACAAACCCAACTGATTGAAGATTTGTTGGATGTGTCTCGGATTTTGCGCGGTAAATTGGTCTTGAATGAGAGTCCCGTCAATTTGGTTTCCACCATTGAAGCGGCACTGGAAACGGTGCGATTAGCCGCCCAAACCAAGGAAATTCAAATTCAGACTGTGTTCGAGGCGAATGCGGGTCAGGTGTCAGGGGATGCCAATCGTTTACAGCAAGTAATTTGGAATCTGCTCTCCAACGCGATTAAGTTTACACCGTCCGGGGGACGGGTGGAGGTGCGCGTCGAGCAAGTTGGCTCACAGGTGCAAATCCATGTTCAGGATACAGGAAAAGGCATTAGTCCAGAGTTTTTGCCCTATGTCTTTGAGTACTTCCGTCAAGAGAACAGCAGCACTACCCGACAGTTTGGCGGACTAGGGTTAGGACTTGCGATCGTGCGCTATCTTACTGAGTTGCATGGTGGGTCTGTCCATGCTGAAAGTTTAGGAGAGGGGTTGGGGTCAACTTTTACGGTGACGCTGCCCTTGATGGGGACGCAGGCGGAAGTCATCCCAGAACCGATGCCATCACGGGGTGCGGCTGACCTTGATGGATTGCGGATCTTAATGGTGGATGATGAAACCGATATCCGAGAGTTAGTGGCTTTTATTTTACAGCAGTCGGGGGCTGAAGTGACGGTTGCAGCATCTGCCGAAGAGGCTCTTGCTGCCTTAAATCAATCTGTGCCCGATGTCTTGCTCTCGGATATTGGGATGCCAGATCTCGATGGCTATATGCTGATGCGTCAGGTGAGGACGTTTTCCGCCCAACAGGGAGGGCAGATTCCGGCGATCGCGCTAACGGCCTATGCGGGAGAATATAATCAGCAGCAGGCATTGCAAGCTGGGTTTCAACTTCACATTTCTAAACCGGTGGAACCGGAAGAACTGGTTAGAGCGATCGCTCGTTTGGTGGGACGTGGTTAATGGCAGAATCTAGCTTCTTCCCCTTGATAGGACTTCATAGGGGAAGAGGGAATCTCGAATCTATTTGCATTAGAATGATTTTTTTAACGCAGAGGGCGCAGTGGGAGACGCAGAGGTACGCAGAGGTTTTTGAAGAATCCGATGCCAGTGGAAATGAGCTCAATGCTTGGAGATGCATCTAATACCAAGTTGCAGTCAAAGATAGTAGATAGGGAGACAAGGAAGACAAGGAAGACAAGGGGGAGAGAAAATACTGCGTTTGAACGCAACTTGGTATAAATCTCCCTTCAAAAGGGTAACTTTGAACCTGTTAACCTAACTTTCAATATCGTCTCTTAAGGACAGGTGGTTACATTTGTAAAGCTCTCGATCGCTGGCGCAAAATCGACGGTACCGGTGTTGTTCGTACTGACACTATCGCGATCGCTAACTTGGAAGGTTCCAGCATTTCGCTGTAACACGAAATTTGTGTTGCTGTTATTGCCATTGAGCCTGACGCAGAAGGTTTTAGTGGCGTTCATTACGGCATAGAAACCAGGAATCATGTTGTTTTGCAGGATGTTGAACTGAACATCAGCGCTAACCTGACTATCGCTATTGGCTTGCATAAAAATGCCCTGACCCGCACTATTACTCACAGTGTTTTTGTTAATGTTGATGTTCTGTTGAGCAATTCCATTGGCTTGGGTGAAAATGCCCTGACCTCCCTGACCTTGACTATCAACCGTTGTGCCGTTAATCGTGCTGTTGGTAATGGCAACTTGTTGAGTGCTATTGTTACTGGCTTGCACGAAAATGCCCTGTCCTGCACTGTTATTGACACTGGTGTTGTTGATGATGAATGTTTGTCGGGTGGTCGGTTCTGTGAGTTGGCTTGAAGCGGAAACGAAAATCCCCTGTCCTGCACTGTTACTGACTTGAGTACCCTCAATATTAAAGTTCTGCTGTGCGCCGCCATTGGCTTGGGTGAAAATGCCCTGTCCTCCGTTACCTTTGCTGTCAACCGTTGTGCCGTTAATCGTGCTGTTGGTAATGGCAAATTGCTGCGTGCTGTTGGTAATGGCAAATTGCTGCGTGCTATTGCCATTGGCCTGAAAGAATACGCCCTGACCTTTGCTATTAGTGACACTGTTGCCATTGAGGTTAACGGTTTGTTGGCTGGTGGGTTCCTCTGCTGTGCTAGAGGTGGAAAAGAACATACCCTGACCCGCACTATCACTGACTTGCGTGCTGTTCACCGTCAACTGCTGCTGTGCACCGCCATTGGTTTGAGCAAATAGTCCTTGCCCCCCTTCGCCTTTGCTGTCAAGCGCTGTGCTTTTAATCGTGCCATTTGCGATCGCAACAATTTGTTGACTATTGTTATTCGCCTGTAAAAAGACAGCCTGACCCGCACTATTACTCACATTGGTGCCGTTGAGGGTAATATTCTGTCGGCTTTGGGGTTCTGAAGCTTGGCTAGAGGTGGAGAAGAAGACACCTTGACCCGCACTGTTGCTGACTTGGCTGTTGTCAACGGTTATTTGCTGCTGTGCACCGCTATTGGCTTGGGCGAACAAACCTTGTCCTCCTTCACCTTTGCTATCGCGAGTCGTACCGTTAATCGTGCCATTAGCGATCGCAAATTGCTGTTGGCTATTGTTATTCGCCTGAAGGAAAACACCCTGACCCGTGCTATTGCTTACACTCGTGCCATTCAGGGTAACAGTTTGTCGGCTTTGGGGTTCATCCACTTTGCTAAACGCGGAAACAAAAATGCCTTGCCCCGCACTCTCACTGACTTTGGTGCTGTCAAGTTGTACCGTTTGTTGTGCGCCGCTATTGGCTTGGGCGAACAGTCCTTGTCCCCCCTCACCTTTGCTGTCACGGGTTGTGCCGTTAATGGTGCCGTTAGCGATCGCAACATCCTGTCGGCTATTGTTATTCCCTTGCAGGAAAATACCCTGACTGATGCTATTACTTACACTCGTACCAGTGAGAGTAACATTTTGTCGGCTTTGGGGTTCATCCACTTTGCTAAATGCAGAAACAAAAATCCCCTGATTGGCACTGTCACTAACTTGAGTATTCTCAAGTTTCACAGTTTGTTGGGCACCGCTATTAGCCTGGGCGAATAGTCCCTGTCCTCCCTCACCTTGGCTGTCAACCGTTGTACGGCTAATCGTGCTATTAGCGATCGCAACATTTTGCCGGCTATTGTTATTGGTCTGAAGGAAAATGCCCTGACCAACGCTATTGCTTACCGTGTTACTGTTGGCGGTGAATTTCTGTTGAGCATTCTCAGAGGCTTGGACGAAAATCCCCTGGCGACCACTATCACTAATTGTGTTGCTATTGACATTTAATTCTTGTTGTGTATTGCCAGAAGCGGAAACAAAAATACCCCCAAGACGGCTTCCTGTGACGGTATTGTTGGCAATTAAACTGGTGCCAGCGACATCGGTGAGGTTAATTCCCTGTTCGCTGGGATTGGTGATGCGGTTGTCTCGAACCGTGACATTTTGGATACTGATGCCTTGGATGGCGCTACCCGTTGCATTGGTAATTGCAAATCCTGACAGCGTTGTATTATTCCCCAAAGTGACAGTTCCATTCACCACAGGAAACCCCCCACTCCCCGACAACGGCAACTGTAAAGTACTGAATCCTACCGTATCAATCCTTTGCGCTACGGCGGTGGATAGCACAGATACACCATCCGGAATTTTGAACGCCTCAATTCCCGGATTTGTCCCAGCCTGCACATACACAATCTCACCCGACTGAGCCAGGTTCAGTCCATCCTGTACCGTCCCCGAAGGATTTTCAAACGTACCATCCCCCGCCCCTGTTCCCAAGGTGACGTGTCGAAACACAAAAGGGGCACCTGTCTTGGGATTGGTGGCAACAACGGTATCATTCTTGGCTTGCTCATCCACCGTAATCGCGGCCTTGCGTTCGACCGATTCTCCTAGGCGAGCCAGTACACTGGATTTATCTACACCACGAGGTCGGGTTCCTGGAACGTTGACTCCTAAACTCAGAACCACCTTGGTGTCGAAGGTTGGGTCATGTTGTATCGATAAACCCAATCTCAAGGTATCGGTAGGACGTGCTTCCAACCGTCCTCTGACGCCGAAACCGCTATCACTCCCCTGTGCGCTGTAGTAATATACCCCGGCGTAGCCTCGCAAGTCTCCGTCGCCGAGGCGTAGCAATCGTCCACCCGCTTCCACATCAACTCCAGCCATTGCCGCCTCAAACTGCGTCGTCCGATTCAAGAGCAAAAAGTTTTGCTGGAAGAAGGGATTGGATATGGATTCAGCCATCTTTTCACGGGTATTACCGATAGGAAGGTATCCATTGATTCGCAAATCCCAAGCGTCACTGAGTCGTTCAAAACCCCCACCGATTTGGTGAAACAGAGTGTTACCCGTGTCGCGGACATCATAAGAGAGGTAACCGCCCAGAATTTTGTTTTGATCTGAGCTATAAAATCGCTTCCCTAGTATTAGGTTAGTGCCAATATTGGAGTCAGTAAAAAAGAGTACTTTTCCTTCCAAGAAAGTGAGATTATTTCCCGGATTTTGTTGGATTGGGAAAAAGCCTTCCAGACTAAAAAATGGCTCTTGGTAACCAGCACCCGTGGTCGTAAAGCCTGCGCCGACGCGGGGGCGAATTTTTAGATCAGCCGCTTGACCACTTGATGAAGGTAATGGAGTGGTAGTTTCAGTATCACTCGTTTGTGCAACCACAGGAGAGGTTAATGTTTGAGAAAGCATTAACCCGACGCAGATCGCCTGTGCTGACTTTTTCATAAATTAAAGATGTCGTGGAGAGTACTCTGACTCCTACTACATCAATAGCTAACGTCATCAGGCTAAAGAGAGATGAAATCGGTAAAAAGATGGTGAAGTTTTGCCTGTATGATACAGCAAAGGCACGATATTATCGTGCCCCTACAAAAGATGGAATTTTACTCAATTGAAAACAACCAGAGTCGGGTGAGAGTGGCTCACCTTACCGATTGAATTCTAGTGTTGAAATTTTTGTTACTTAGGCGTTCCTGGACAATCGCGATTCGACACTTTTCCATTCCAGCCAATCGTCCTACACACGGTAACTTCGTCCCACTTGATGCCCTTAATTTTAGCGCCTCTTAGGTCAGCACCTGAAAAGTTGGCACCTTTGAAAATGGCATCAGAAAGGTCAGCGTCCCTTAAGTTGGCACCTGAAAAATTGGCACCTGAAAGATTAGCTTTTCTGAGTTGAGCTACAGTCATATTGGCACCACTCAGGTCGGCATTGGTCAAGTCGGCAGAGTCCAAAGTTGCATACTTTAGATCGGCATTTCTCAAGCTGGCACCGTCCATACTAGCGGCTCTGAAGGCGGCACCCCAAAGCGTTGCGCCCGTTAGCGTCGCACCCTCTAGGCTAGAATCGGTCAAGTTAGCACGGGTTAGGTCGGCATTGGTCAGATTAATATTCGATAGGTTGGAACGGGTCAAGTCGCTATGTTTCAGCATTCCCCCAGAAAAATCTGCACCGCTGAGGTTAATCCCTCGGAGGTTGCATCTCAGGCATGACCTGCTGGAGCGGAGAATGCTCAATTGGTAGGGGTTTTCAGCGTGAGTGGGTGTCCCCGTCGCCATCCATAAGGGAGCTAAAAGCAAACCAGTAATCAGAAGTTTGAGTTTCATGTTTTTAGATTGGGTCACTTACTTAATTCAGTCAGACTGGCACGAAATCGTCAGTGTTTCAATTAGTAGTCACCCTCAAATTTCTTCCTGGCAGGAAATACTCAACCCTCGTCCTGGTTTTTTGATCAAGTGGAGCCTGACAATATCCGGTTACGCACACTAACAGCCGTATCGGGAAAGTCGCTAAATAGGCCGTCAATGCCCAACTTGAAAAACTGCTCATATTCTGCCTCACTGTTTCCATTGTAGTCGGGAGCAAGATACTGCTGTTCATTCCGAAATGTCCAGGGATGCACCTTTAACCCAACGGCATGAGCATCGTCAATTAAAGAGGTAGGCGGTTGCAGCCGTTTTTTCTGATTCGTGGGTACAACTAACCTTTTATCGGGACCAATTGCATCAGCATATTGGGCAATCTTCGCTAATTCTTCCGGAGTGGTTAAATCAGCATAGGTGCGAGAGTCACCCTTCACCATCAAATCATACGGTTGCTGCTCACCGTGAGCCAGTAACTGTACCAAAGGTAAATGGGTCATCTGATTCAACTGTTTGAGGTTTTCTACTTCAAAGGATTGAATGAAGATGGGGTCGTGTTGGCTGGTGTAACCGTTGGCTTCTAGAAGCGCGACTAAAGGCTCTTCGAGTGAAAGATTGATGGATTTGAAGTAGGTAGGATGCTTCGTTTCTGGATAGATACCGATCGCACGTCCTGTCTCGGTACTGCTTTTTTTGACTAAATCAATTATCTCTTGTAGCGTTGGGATTTCCAAGTCACCATCGAAGGCACGATTCCGGAAAGGCAAGCGCTCTTTTGTTCGCAGCGTTTTAAGTTCTGCC of the Allocoleopsis franciscana PCC 7113 genome contains:
- a CDS encoding PAS domain S-box protein, whose translation is MLKVIRSQPRAYVIAFLAWAIALGLTWVLEPLMSPTIFALFYPAVMVSSLYGGLPSGLLSILLAALATKYFFLPPLYSLAFTSASNLFRFTVLLLVALMISLVSTELLRAKQRMELSLSRLRRSEEQYRLIVETTNEGVWLVDEQARTTYVNAQMARLLGYSIQDMLGRSAFDYIYEKDRAEAERLMERRRQGISEELEFCLRCQDGSPIWVNCNVNSMLSDNGKCFAMLAMVTDVTERKRTEKRQRVQYAVTRILAEATTLADALPTILQSLCESLGWQVGMIWSLDRQGNLLRFVESWHTPTINVEEFTQINQQATFAPGIGLPGRIWASGQPAWISHLVEDNNFPRVELAAKAGLQGALGFPIRLDHEIVGVIECFSDTVQEPDQDLLQMMMSIGSQMGQFMERKRSEEALAENQALFLSFMNNIPGTAFIKDEQGRYLYTNPVAEKLVNCPPQALVGKTDFDILPTEVAQQVRENDRAVLAADEPKEIVEALPQEDGIHYWMSLRFPFKDGSGKQRLAGMSFDISDRQRAEDQIGTLNKDLNRRVNELQTLLDVIPMGIGIALKPDCRDIRMNPAFAEWLKLPSYTNGSTSQPNAEQLPYRVYRQGQELPPQEQPIQYAAAHGVIVRNVEIEIVHDDGRVLHLLANAAPLLDEEGQVRGCVGAFLDISERKQAEESLRASENLYRTLSEAVPDFIWSCNAQGQLDFVNSRWLEYAGMTVEDMNTGGFEQVYHPEDLSGAMEQWNQAIYQGEPFETESRFRGKDGVYRWFMVRAVPLKDAQGNILKWIGVTTDIHERKQTEEALSQSEERLRVALKHSPISVFNQDRELRYTWKYGSDFEDEVEDILGKRDIDLLTGADAEILTQIKRQVLETGMGTRQEVKISLHGQDWYYDLTVEPLRDAKNQIIGITCAAIDISERKQAQMKLQKSETVLHAFLASSPVGLAFLDRDLRYIHANQALAAINGIPLSEHLGRTLGDVLPQWAPQLAPILHRVMQTQEPLLNQEISGELNQPGVHRHCLVSYYPVCLPDGQVLGVGVTSMDVTQSKRVEQALRESESLFRRMADGAPVFIWMSGLDGHCTYFNQPWLDFVGQTLEEAVTLGWPDGIHPDDTEYCLETYLSAFNARQRFQIEYRHRRQDGEYRWLLDEGVPLFNEEGRFAGYIGSGIDITERRQTEKAQHYLAEASRVLSSSLDYQTTLASIAQLTVPELADWCTVHLIAEDGSLQPLVTAHVNPAKIAWANQNNQKYPVDPNDVRGVAQVLRTGQSEFYPDIPDHLLVEAARDQEHLQILREVGFKSVMIVPLLTRGRTVGTISFVAAESGRQYDSTDLALAEELARRAALAVENARLYQQAQQARQTAEQAADVTARLQSITAAFSEALTLDQVAEVVVNQGIAALGVSAGFVALLTDNDTSLEIVKSVGLPEHVIEDWKSFSITAPVPMAELARTGQPIFLENIAACPTQYPIVACVAKSTGYQAFACIPLTVEGRTLGGMSFSFACATSFSPEDRAFMLTLGHLCGQAIARARLYEAEQRARTEAEAANRIKDEFLAILSHELRSPLNPILGWTRLLRSRKFDEKATDRALEIIERNAKLQTQLIEDLLDVSRILRGKLVLNESPVNLVSTIEAALETVRLAAQTKEIQIQTVFEANAGQVSGDANRLQQVIWNLLSNAIKFTPSGGRVEVRVEQVGSQVQIHVQDTGKGISPEFLPYVFEYFRQENSSTTRQFGGLGLGLAIVRYLTELHGGSVHAESLGEGLGSTFTVTLPLMGTQAEVIPEPMPSRGAADLDGLRILMVDDETDIRELVAFILQQSGAEVTVAASAEEALAALNQSVPDVLLSDIGMPDLDGYMLMRQVRTFSAQQGGQIPAIALTAYAGEYNQQQALQAGFQLHISKPVEPEELVRAIARLVGRG
- a CDS encoding beta strand repeat-containing protein, whose product is MKKSAQAICVGLMLSQTLTSPVVAQTSDTETTTPLPSSSGQAADLKIRPRVGAGFTTTGAGYQEPFFSLEGFFPIQQNPGNNLTFLEGKVLFFTDSNIGTNLILGKRFYSSDQNKILGGYLSYDVRDTGNTLFHQIGGGFERLSDAWDLRINGYLPIGNTREKMAESISNPFFQQNFLLLNRTTQFEAAMAGVDVEAGGRLLRLGDGDLRGYAGVYYYSAQGSDSGFGVRGRLEARPTDTLRLGLSIQHDPTFDTKVVLSLGVNVPGTRPRGVDKSSVLARLGESVERKAAITVDEQAKNDTVVATNPKTGAPFVFRHVTLGTGAGDGTFENPSGTVQDGLNLAQSGEIVYVQAGTNPGIEAFKIPDGVSVLSTAVAQRIDTVGFSTLQLPLSGSGGFPVVNGTVTLGNNTTLSGFAITNATGSAIQGISIQNVTVRDNRITNPSEQGINLTDVAGTSLIANNTVTGSRLGGIFVSASGNTQQELNVNSNTISDSGRQGIFVQASENAQQKFTANSNTVSNSVGQGIFLQTNNNSRQNVAIANSTISRTTVDSQGEGGQGLFAQANSGAQQTVKLENTQVSDSANQGIFVSAFSKVDEPQSRQNVTLTGTSVSNSISQGIFLQGNNNSRQDVAIANGTINGTTRDSKGEGGQGLFAQANSGAQQTVQLDSTKVSESAGQGIFVSAFSKVDEPQSRQTVTLNGTSVSNSTGQGVFLQANNNSQQQFAIANGTINGTTRDSKGEGGQGLFAQANSGAQQQITVDNSQVSNSAGQGVFFSTSSQASEPQSRQNITLNGTNVSNSAGQAVFLQANNNSQQIVAIANGTIKSTALDSKGEGGQGLFAQTNGGAQQQLTVNSTQVSDSAGQGMFFSTSSTAEEPTSQQTVNLNGNSVTNSKGQGVFFQANGNSTQQFAITNSTQQFAITNSTINGTTVDSKGNGGQGIFTQANGGAQQNFNIEGTQVSNSAGQGIFVSASSQLTEPTTRQTFIINNTSVNNSAGQGIFVQASNNSTQQVAITNSTINGTTVDSQGQGGQGIFTQANGIAQQNININKNTVSNSAGQGIFMQANSDSQVSADVQFNILQNNMIPGFYAVMNATKTFCVRLNGNNSNTNFVLQRNAGTFQVSDRDSVSTNNTGTVDFAPAIESFTNVTTCP
- a CDS encoding pentapeptide repeat-containing protein, with amino-acid sequence MKLKLLITGLLLAPLWMATGTPTHAENPYQLSILRSSRSCLRCNLRGINLSGADFSGGMLKHSDLTRSNLSNINLTNADLTRANLTDSSLEGATLTGATLWGAAFRAASMDGASLRNADLKYATLDSADLTNADLSGANMTVAQLRKANLSGANFSGANLRDADLSDAIFKGANFSGADLRGAKIKGIKWDEVTVCRTIGWNGKVSNRDCPGTPK
- a CDS encoding glycerophosphodiester phosphodiesterase, with translation MPINISKLPIVIGHRGACGYCPEHTLASYELAIQMGADYIEPDIVSTKDGVLVARHENDISETTNVSDAREFANRKTTKIIDGQEVIGWFTEDFTLAELKTLRTKERLPFRNRAFDGDLEIPTLQEIIDLVKKSSTETGRAIGIYPETKHPTYFKSINLSLEEPLVALLEANGYTSQHDPIFIQSFEVENLKQLNQMTHLPLVQLLAHGEQQPYDLMVKGDSRTYADLTTPEELAKIAQYADAIGPDKRLVVPTNQKKRLQPPTSLIDDAHAVGLKVHPWTFRNEQQYLAPDYNGNSEAEYEQFFKLGIDGLFSDFPDTAVSVRNRILSGST